Proteins found in one Syntrophorhabdaceae bacterium genomic segment:
- a CDS encoding amidohydrolase family protein, which yields MKIDIFAHFLPRKYFDRLLKKAKNADFSRSGGWMLQNPALSNIDVRLKVMDRYPDVLQVLTVATPPMETLVGPKDAAELAQIANDEMAELVARHPDRFVAAVACLPLKNIDAALKEADRAITKLHMRGAQVFTNVNGEMLDAREFRPLYEKMVHHDLPLWIHPVDPLIMRSAPKGVAGPIQNWINHLPMGSFIWPFETALTMLSLVNAGTFIDFPTIKFITHHCGGMVPFFERRIKRVANAEHLHKFYNDTAVYGNTSALMCGYDYFGPDRLLFGTDMPLGATGQGGYGYTWDTVRSVEQMSVPDADKTKIFEENTRKLLRLTI from the coding sequence ATGAAGATTGATATTTTTGCCCATTTTTTGCCTAGGAAGTACTTCGACAGACTGCTCAAGAAGGCGAAAAACGCTGATTTTTCGAGGTCGGGCGGATGGATGCTCCAGAACCCTGCCTTAAGTAACATCGATGTCCGGCTCAAGGTCATGGACAGATATCCGGATGTGCTCCAGGTACTAACTGTAGCCACGCCGCCCATGGAGACCCTTGTTGGTCCCAAGGATGCCGCCGAGCTTGCTCAAATAGCAAATGACGAAATGGCTGAACTCGTTGCCCGCCATCCCGATAGGTTTGTCGCCGCTGTGGCCTGCCTGCCGCTCAAAAATATCGACGCTGCTCTTAAAGAGGCGGACAGGGCCATCACCAAGCTGCACATGAGGGGCGCACAGGTCTTTACGAACGTGAACGGGGAGATGCTCGATGCGCGCGAGTTTAGACCGCTCTATGAGAAGATGGTACATCACGATCTTCCATTATGGATCCATCCCGTGGATCCCCTTATCATGCGAAGCGCGCCCAAAGGAGTCGCGGGACCCATCCAGAACTGGATCAATCACCTGCCCATGGGTTCTTTTATATGGCCTTTTGAAACCGCATTGACTATGCTGAGCCTCGTCAATGCGGGCACCTTCATAGATTTTCCGACCATCAAATTCATAACGCACCACTGCGGGGGCATGGTGCCTTTTTTCGAGCGGAGGATCAAGAGGGTCGCGAACGCCGAGCATTTGCATAAGTTCTACAACGATACGGCGGTCTACGGAAATACCTCGGCGCTCATGTGCGGCTACGATTACTTCGGGCCCGACCGCTTGCTTTTTGGAACCGATATGCCTCTTGGCGCAACCGGTCAGGGCGGTTATGGATACACGTGGGACACGGTACGCTCGGTCGAACAGATGAGCGTGCCTGATGCGGATAAGACGAAGATATTTGAAGAGAACACCCGGAAATTATTGAGGCTGACGATATAA
- a CDS encoding MmgE/PrpD family protein: MGKDKRVSPGKKDHRENNPTPALRESVGIKGASGTNRGRDAAFDLAQYVVNTAYADLPGELVEMTKRCILDTLGVTIAASTLDAAAKEIVELIKEGGGKQESTILGFGGKLPCWMAAFVNGAMGHMVDYDDMHMMGKIHSGVTTVLPGLAIAERIGKVTGRDFIAAVALGNDIMVRLGRAITLSPQGRDEWTMDKGWFSTQLFGFISGAATVGKLLKLSEEQMIDAFGIAFAQLSGSRQMGTGFAAETRAIQAAWTGKGAVLSALLAKRGITGSRDSFEGKYGLYRVYLQADPDRDSLVGALGRRFDGMRMQFKPWPACGATHPVIYSTLEIMREHGLKAKDVEEVRIVGGSPHTRLLSEPIESKRQPKTAIDGKYSIPFTVAIAVAKGNVTLHDYTPEGLNDPTVLKIAQRITYHYVPEVAGKREEESPVVEIRVSNGALYRRQDEIIYGMPEKAVSGEDLMVKFKDCLSFSAIPIRDEDAVRAADMIGKLETIPDVSQVIDLLGGSAS; the protein is encoded by the coding sequence ATGGGTAAAGATAAAAGAGTATCGCCAGGCAAAAAAGATCATCGAGAGAATAACCCAACTCCCGCTCTGCGGGAAAGCGTGGGAATCAAAGGTGCCTCCGGTACCAACAGGGGCCGGGATGCAGCCTTTGACCTGGCGCAGTATGTAGTAAACACAGCCTACGCGGACCTGCCGGGCGAGCTCGTGGAGATGACCAAACGATGTATTCTCGATACTTTGGGCGTCACAATCGCTGCTTCCACCCTGGATGCGGCGGCAAAAGAGATTGTCGAGCTTATCAAGGAAGGGGGCGGCAAACAAGAGAGCACCATCCTTGGTTTTGGCGGCAAGCTACCCTGTTGGATGGCGGCCTTTGTCAACGGTGCGATGGGACACATGGTGGATTACGACGACATGCATATGATGGGCAAGATTCATTCCGGTGTAACGACTGTTCTCCCTGGCTTGGCTATAGCGGAGCGTATAGGAAAAGTCACGGGCAGGGATTTCATTGCGGCCGTCGCGTTGGGAAATGACATCATGGTGAGACTGGGGCGGGCGATTACCTTGAGCCCTCAGGGACGGGACGAATGGACTATGGACAAGGGCTGGTTCTCCACACAACTGTTTGGCTTCATCAGCGGTGCGGCTACGGTGGGTAAACTACTCAAGCTTTCCGAGGAACAGATGATAGATGCCTTCGGTATCGCGTTTGCCCAGTTGTCGGGCAGTCGGCAGATGGGCACAGGGTTTGCCGCAGAGACGAGGGCCATTCAGGCAGCTTGGACCGGCAAGGGGGCCGTACTCTCTGCGCTGCTTGCCAAGCGGGGTATAACCGGTTCGCGAGACAGTTTTGAAGGAAAGTACGGGTTATACAGGGTTTATCTCCAGGCCGATCCCGACAGGGATTCTTTAGTAGGCGCGCTCGGCAGGAGGTTCGACGGCATGAGAATGCAGTTTAAGCCGTGGCCCGCGTGCGGCGCCACGCATCCCGTGATTTACAGTACGCTTGAAATCATGCGTGAACACGGACTGAAAGCCAAAGACGTGGAGGAAGTGAGGATCGTGGGCGGCTCTCCCCATACGAGGCTTCTTTCCGAGCCCATCGAATCCAAGCGGCAACCGAAGACCGCGATCGACGGCAAATACAGTATTCCCTTTACGGTGGCCATAGCCGTGGCCAAAGGCAATGTCACGCTTCATGATTACACACCGGAAGGGTTGAACGATCCCACGGTTCTTAAGATAGCGCAGAGGATTACCTACCATTACGTGCCGGAGGTAGCTGGCAAACGGGAAGAAGAATCCCCCGTTGTAGAGATAAGGGTTAGCAATGGCGCCCTGTACAGACGACAGGATGAGATAATCTATGGGATGCCTGAGAAGGCTGTGAGCGGAGAGGATCTCATGGTCAAATTCAAGGATTGCCTCTCTTTTTCGGCAATACCTATTCGCGACGAGGATGCAGTGAGGGCTGCCGATATGATCGGCAAGCTTGAGACTATCCCTGATGTGAGTCAGGTGATCGATCTACTCGGCGGGAGCGCCAGCTGA
- a CDS encoding CapA family protein produces MMVENDVVTLCAVGDVGPDREDPDSIFQFSAETTRGADIAFCQLERSLTKGGSRQVQIRSHHSRVDPKNVSALVSGGFNVVSFASNHTLDWGVEGLFDTMELLKAKGMHVIGVGRDIEEARRPVVIEKKGVKIAFLGYCSVLPKGYDAAPGVAGCAPLRATTFYEQVDWQAGTPPKIVTNTNQNDLNDMIKDIQKIRPLVDIVIVSVHWGIHFAPAMIAMYQREAGHAAIDAGADLILGHHAHILKGIEVYKGKTIFYSLGNFAFDVPASFVLSDPGYRQMRQRYPWDVDPGYTGYGYPVDSRKTMIVRCLISRKGIEKVSFLPALINKDAEPEILRVGDGRFKDVVDYLSSVSKIEKLESRLTTSGDEVVVS; encoded by the coding sequence ATGATGGTTGAGAATGATGTGGTGACGTTATGCGCTGTGGGCGATGTGGGGCCGGACCGAGAGGACCCCGATTCTATATTCCAATTCTCCGCTGAAACCACGAGAGGAGCGGATATTGCATTCTGCCAGCTTGAGAGGAGCCTCACCAAGGGGGGATCCCGGCAGGTGCAGATCAGATCGCATCACTCACGGGTTGATCCCAAAAACGTGTCGGCTCTCGTCTCCGGCGGATTCAACGTGGTCTCCTTTGCCAGTAATCACACCCTCGACTGGGGCGTGGAGGGTCTTTTCGATACCATGGAGCTTCTCAAGGCCAAAGGCATGCATGTGATCGGGGTAGGACGGGACATAGAGGAGGCGCGACGACCCGTGGTGATCGAAAAGAAAGGTGTGAAGATCGCCTTTCTGGGCTACTGCTCGGTGCTGCCCAAGGGTTATGACGCGGCCCCCGGGGTAGCCGGCTGCGCGCCGCTTCGAGCCACCACATTCTATGAACAGGTCGACTGGCAGGCAGGAACGCCTCCCAAAATTGTCACGAATACGAATCAGAACGACTTGAACGACATGATCAAAGACATTCAAAAGATCAGGCCGCTTGTAGATATCGTGATCGTCTCCGTGCACTGGGGCATCCACTTTGCGCCCGCTATGATCGCCATGTACCAGCGTGAGGCGGGTCACGCCGCTATCGACGCAGGCGCGGATTTGATTCTCGGACATCATGCCCACATCCTCAAGGGAATCGAAGTCTACAAGGGAAAGACGATCTTTTACAGTCTCGGTAATTTTGCCTTTGATGTGCCTGCCTCCTTCGTACTCAGCGATCCAGGATACAGGCAGATGAGACAGAGATATCCCTGGGATGTGGACCCCGGGTATACGGGGTACGGCTATCCTGTCGATTCGAGAAAGACCATGATCGTGCGCTGTTTGATTTCTCGCAAAGGGATTGAGAAGGTCTCGTTCCTTCCGGCCTTGATAAATAAAGATGCTGAGCCGGAAATATTGCGCGTGGGCGACGGGCGCTTTAAGGATGTGGTAGATTATCTGAGCTCCGTTTCAAAAATCGAGAAGCTCGAATCCAGGCTCACCACGAGCGGCGATGAGGTGGTGGTTTCTTGA
- a CDS encoding oligopeptide/dipeptide ABC transporter ATP-binding protein, translating to MAEPLIVVDGLTKRYPVTKGFFKHAVGSINAVDGVSFTIEPGQTFGLVGESGCGKTTLGRLILQTIQPSSGRITFEGRQISFDTKTRPKSLSSKMQVVFQDPYSSLNPRQKIRDIILEPLKIQGDIPQDAMTERLQKLYTLTGLEEDMGERYPHMLSGGQQQRVCIARAMIVQPSFVVCDEPVASLDVSIRAQILNLLKSLQDQLNVSYLFISHDLSVVHYVSHMVAVMYLGKIVEISPKAELYQDPLHPYTRALLSAIPIPDPVLERQRRRSIVQGEVPSALNIPSGCRFHPRCPDAKKACFEEEPALREAKPGHWVNCHT from the coding sequence ATGGCTGAACCCCTCATCGTAGTTGACGGACTGACGAAACGCTACCCCGTTACCAAAGGTTTTTTTAAGCATGCCGTTGGCAGTATAAATGCCGTGGACGGGGTGAGCTTTACCATTGAGCCGGGACAGACGTTCGGGCTTGTGGGTGAGAGCGGTTGCGGCAAGACCACTCTTGGCCGCCTGATCCTCCAAACCATTCAACCGAGTTCCGGACGGATCACCTTCGAGGGAAGACAGATCAGCTTTGACACGAAGACGAGACCGAAAAGCTTAAGTTCCAAGATGCAGGTCGTGTTTCAGGACCCTTATAGTTCACTGAACCCCCGGCAGAAGATACGGGACATTATCCTGGAGCCGCTCAAAATCCAGGGAGACATTCCGCAAGACGCCATGACCGAGCGACTTCAGAAACTCTATACGCTCACGGGATTGGAAGAGGATATGGGTGAGCGATACCCTCATATGCTCTCGGGAGGACAGCAGCAGCGGGTATGTATCGCCCGGGCCATGATCGTACAACCGAGCTTCGTGGTGTGTGATGAACCGGTGGCATCGCTCGATGTGTCAATCAGGGCCCAGATTCTCAACCTCCTTAAATCTCTGCAAGATCAACTGAATGTTTCCTATCTTTTCATTTCTCATGATCTTTCCGTAGTGCATTACGTGAGTCACATGGTTGCCGTCATGTATCTCGGAAAGATTGTGGAGATATCGCCCAAGGCCGAGCTCTATCAGGACCCACTGCATCCGTATACGCGGGCGCTGCTTTCCGCAATTCCGATTCCTGACCCCGTACTCGAGCGACAGCGAAGAAGAAGCATCGTGCAGGGTGAGGTGCCGAGTGCGCTCAATATCCCCTCAGGATGTCGTTTTCATCCTCGCTGTCCGGATGCGAAAAAGGCTTGTTTTGAAGAGGAGCCGGCGTTACGGGAAGCAAAGCCTGGGCACTGGGTCAACTGCCACACGTAA
- the dctP gene encoding TRAP transporter substrate-binding protein DctP — MGRNKYLLMCIVPVILAALMIPCHVMAQQAKVIELTYGTPYAADHAFSLTDQKWIAKIEKETNGRVKIKPYWGGAIIGGRDAVEELTQGAVDMAFINPATSKSGFLIHKASYLFFYGANQTVGARVFKELLKKFPEIEGEYKGMKVLCWGGSTHQLITRKPVRRIADLKGMRLKSLGDMAGVLKELGVEGISLSNAEVYVALQKGIIDGLLSPAETLEVLKLSEVAKYVTLINLYKTHSGMRAMNLAKWNSLPPDIKQVFERNIDWYGQEADDSQLKGNQHAMEDGKKLGVEFITLPKDELDKFYAPMKAEAIKEAQALDAKGLPGTKILSEAQRLIQLYSK, encoded by the coding sequence ATGGGAAGGAATAAATACCTTTTGATGTGTATAGTACCGGTCATATTAGCGGCCCTCATGATACCCTGTCATGTGATGGCACAGCAGGCGAAGGTGATCGAGCTCACCTACGGCACACCCTATGCGGCCGATCATGCCTTTAGCCTGACCGATCAGAAGTGGATTGCCAAGATCGAAAAAGAGACAAACGGCAGGGTAAAAATCAAGCCATACTGGGGAGGTGCCATAATCGGAGGCAGGGACGCCGTGGAAGAGCTCACCCAGGGCGCCGTGGACATGGCCTTTATTAATCCCGCAACATCGAAGAGTGGTTTCTTGATTCACAAAGCGAGCTATCTGTTCTTCTACGGCGCGAACCAGACGGTGGGGGCCAGGGTCTTTAAGGAACTACTGAAAAAGTTTCCGGAGATAGAGGGCGAATACAAGGGCATGAAGGTGCTCTGCTGGGGCGGGTCTACCCATCAACTCATCACCCGGAAACCTGTGCGCAGGATAGCGGACCTCAAAGGCATGAGACTCAAGTCACTCGGTGATATGGCCGGTGTGCTCAAAGAACTCGGGGTGGAAGGCATATCCTTATCCAACGCAGAAGTCTACGTTGCCCTGCAAAAGGGTATCATAGACGGGCTGCTTTCACCCGCTGAAACCCTTGAGGTCTTGAAACTGTCTGAGGTCGCCAAGTATGTCACGCTGATCAATCTCTACAAAACACATAGCGGTATGCGAGCCATGAATCTCGCTAAGTGGAACAGCCTGCCCCCTGACATCAAGCAGGTCTTTGAACGAAACATAGACTGGTACGGACAGGAGGCGGACGATAGCCAGCTTAAAGGCAATCAGCATGCCATGGAAGACGGGAAGAAGCTCGGTGTGGAGTTCATAACCTTGCCCAAAGATGAGCTCGATAAATTCTATGCGCCCATGAAAGCCGAGGCCATAAAAGAGGCCCAGGCGCTCGATGCAAAAGGACTTCCCGGAACGAAGATACTGAGCGAGGCACAACGCCTCATCCAACTGTACAGCAAGTGA
- a CDS encoding CapA family protein, whose product MNGCEGKDMDEQALTMFAVGDLSLGVPDAQSLFELAAPTLRRAEIVVGQVEHVFTARPITTRIDTTAPPADPKNMSALPFAGINVATVASNHVWDSGPPGIEDTLAGLAAYGIVTVGAGMNIDEARRPAIVERSGIRFGFLDYNCVGPKETWAGQGKAGCAYVYIITYYELDNPSPGGPPTIYTFAEPKSLEAMLDDIGKLRPLCDVLTVSFHKGIGHTPIKIARYEQDISHLAIDAGADLILAHHAHILKGIEVYHGKTIFHGLGNFVTAVRHLTPDPAKGAGQWANRRRELFGFEPDPEYPTYPFHPEAKNTIIAKCTIKAGKISRVAYLPCVVNKLAQPEIVRCDERGQQVFDYVEKITKGAGLNARFEWEGDEVLIRE is encoded by the coding sequence TTGAACGGATGCGAGGGCAAAGACATGGACGAACAAGCGTTGACGATGTTTGCGGTTGGTGATTTGTCGCTCGGGGTGCCCGACGCTCAATCTCTCTTTGAGCTCGCGGCTCCCACGCTTCGCCGGGCCGAAATTGTAGTCGGTCAGGTGGAGCACGTCTTCACGGCGAGGCCGATCACAACGAGAATCGATACGACCGCGCCTCCGGCTGACCCGAAGAACATGAGCGCCCTGCCGTTCGCCGGTATCAATGTGGCCACCGTCGCGAGCAATCACGTGTGGGATTCGGGCCCTCCCGGTATCGAGGATACTTTAGCCGGACTTGCCGCTTATGGCATAGTCACGGTGGGGGCGGGTATGAACATCGATGAAGCCCGCAGGCCTGCAATAGTTGAACGTTCGGGCATTCGTTTCGGTTTTCTGGATTACAATTGTGTTGGACCCAAAGAGACATGGGCCGGTCAGGGCAAGGCCGGGTGCGCTTACGTGTATATCATTACCTATTATGAGTTAGACAATCCGAGCCCCGGGGGACCGCCGACCATTTACACGTTTGCGGAACCGAAGAGTCTTGAGGCCATGCTCGACGATATAGGAAAACTAAGACCTCTCTGCGATGTGCTCACGGTCAGTTTTCATAAGGGCATCGGCCACACGCCCATCAAGATCGCCCGATATGAGCAGGACATATCCCATTTAGCTATAGACGCGGGGGCCGACTTGATTTTAGCGCACCATGCCCATATCCTGAAAGGTATCGAGGTCTATCATGGGAAAACGATCTTTCATGGGTTGGGCAACTTCGTTACCGCCGTGAGACATCTGACTCCGGACCCCGCCAAAGGCGCCGGGCAATGGGCGAACCGAAGGAGAGAGCTTTTCGGGTTTGAGCCTGACCCCGAGTATCCCACATATCCTTTCCACCCAGAAGCAAAAAATACGATCATTGCCAAATGCACGATTAAAGCGGGCAAAATCTCACGGGTGGCGTATCTGCCCTGTGTTGTGAATAAACTCGCGCAGCCCGAAATCGTAAGATGCGATGAACGGGGGCAGCAGGTCTTTGACTATGTGGAGAAGATAACCAAAGGCGCGGGCCTCAACGCACGATTCGAGTGGGAAGGGGATGAGGTACTGATCCGCGAGTAA